GTGGTTCTGTTGCCGGGAACACCGCCGATACAATGCTTGTCTGCTACAATCGGATCTGCGAACCTGAGCTGCTGGCCGGTTGCGATCATTGCGAGCGTGTAGTCCGTCAGCTCTGCCAGATCGATTTTCTGAAGAGCACAACCCAGCACGAACATCGAAAGTTCGACGCGTGAATAACGCCGCGCCGCCACGTCGGCGAGGATCGCGTCGAAATCCTCGCGTCTGAGCCGTTTTCCGCGGAGCTTTGCCCTGACCAGATCCACGCTCCGCGGTGCGACGGCGAGACTTGCTCCTACCGCGGCGCCTTCAGGCAAGCCGAGATCGTGAAATGCTTCCTTCGACAGACCGATCTCGTCGGCTTCAAGCAAGTCGTCGCTGCAGATGTTCAGAACACCGGTAATTTCCCGCTGTTTGCCGGTTTCGCGATCGGCGCCGAAGACGCGCGCGCGATCGAGCGGACGCAAGCCGAGGTTTCCGTCATGCACGGCACGCTCGTGAATAATGATCACATGCTCGCGCATCGTATCGAGCGGCAGATGTCTCAGCCGAAAGTCCGTCACAGTAGCTAGCCTATACGCACCTGTTCGAGATTGCGCGGCGCCACGGCGTTCCATCCCAGCTCATGCACGATACGGGCGCGCAGAGCTTCGGACGCCGCTGGCGCGCCGTGGACGACATAAACTAATTGCGGCCGAACTTTAGCCTGCTTCAGCCAGTTTACGATTTCGTTCTGATCGGCATGCGCGGAAAACGCGGGGACCTCGACCACTTCCGCAGACACCGGAACGTAGGCACCCAGCATCTTCACCATCTGAGCGCCCTCGAGCAAAGACCTGCCACGTGTGCCCTCGGTTTGATACCCGACCAGGATCACCGTGTTGCGGCGGTCGGGCAGCCGCCTCTTGAGATGATGAAGGACGCGGCCGCCCGACGCCATTCCCGACGCCGAGATGATTATCATCGGTCCCGGCATCGCGTTCAGCCGCATCGACTCTTCCACCGTTTTGATCTCAGTCAAATCCCGATCATTGAAGAAATTCCTGGTGTGCGCGATGTCATCGCGGATTTCGGGACTGCCGCGCTCGATCGAGTCTTCGTAAATCCTGAGCGCCGCTAGCGCCATCGGGCTATCGACAAAAATTGGAACTCGCGGTATTCGGCCCGCGGCGCGCAGACCCGCCAAATGGTGCAGGACGACTTCGGTCCGATCAACTGCATATGAAGGAATCACGACTACGCCGCCGCGCTCCACGGTCTTTGCAATCGCGTCTGCGAACCGCTGAAGCGACGAAGTATCGTCATGAATCCGATCGCCGTAGGTGGATTCGATCACGATCACTTCGGCCGCGGGAGGCGGTGCCGGAGGCCGCAGCAGTGGATGATATGGGCGGCCCAGATCGCCGGAAAAGAGCACTCGCCGGGCCGAATTTATCTCCAAACATATCAGCGACGACCCGAGGATATGCCCCGCGCGCAGAAAACGAGCGGTGATCGGACCCACCTCAACTTTTGCATCGAATTCGACTGAGGAAAAATATCCGAGCGAATTCCATGCGTCGCTTTCGCGATAAAGGGGCAGGGCGGGAGAGTGCTTGGAGTATCCTTTCAAGTTCGCGTAGTCGGCCTCTTCCTCCTGCAGATGGCCGCTGTCGGGCAGCAGGATCCGACACAGCGCCTGTGTGCCGGGTGACGAAATCACCTTGCCGCGGAAGCCGTCACGCACCAGGCGAGGAATAAACCCGCTATGGTCCAGGTGTGCGTGCGTCAGCAGGACAGCGTCAATAGCCCTCGCATCCAGCGGCAACGGTTCCCAGTTCATCAGGCGCAGTTGCTTGAGACCCTGGAACAAACCGCAATCCACCAGTACCCGATGGTCACCGAAGGTAAGCAGAAACTTGCTGCCGGTGACAGTGCCGGCAGCACCCAGAAACCTGAGTATTGGAGCGGGCGCGGTCACGATGAACTCCCCATCAGGGCCCGAGCCGTAAGCGGGGCCGTCCTAATCGTGTCGGTTGAATGATCGATGGTATCACACGAGGCGATCCGTCGAACGCCGGCGCGTCGAAGGCCGCAAAAACCCGTGCTCCCGATGTCATCGATCATGACGACGCTTCCATCCGCAGGCAATTCGTCGGAATCAACCTTGATCCTTTTATCCGCGAGACGGCGCTTGCGCCCGACGATTCATTCGATACCCGCGCAACGCTGCGCTGAGCAGTAATGCCGTTTCGCCATACGGTCGCGAAAATAGTTGAATCCGCGATGCATGTCATCCGGGGCATCGCTCGCAGAGCCGCTTGTGATGCATCTAACTGTAGAACGCTATAGTGTCTTGGTCATCTGGCGGCAAAGACGACCCATCCGTTCTTGATATGGGTTGAGGCCGCCAACCTGACATGACTTCGGCAGCGAATCAGCAGGGGGGCGCGATTCATTCGGATTCCGCGCACGAATCCGCAATTCCGCGGGGATTTTCTGAAGCGGAAGCTGCGGCCCGCCTCAAATCAGAGGGATTCAACGAACTTCCGCAGAGTTCCCGGCGGACATTATTGCGAATCGCGCTCGAAGTGTGCGAGGAGCCGATGTTTCAGCTCCTGATCGCCGCCGGTTCTGTGTACCTGCTACTGGGCAGCTTCGGCGAAGCAATCGTACTGCTTGCGTCAGCAGCAATCACCGTTACGGTCGCGATCGTTCAGGAATCCCGGACCGAGCGCGTGCTGGAAGCGCTTCGCGATCTCTCAAGTCCTCGTGCGCTCGTCGTCCGCGATGGAGTCCGAAAGCGAATCGCAGGCAGAGAGGTAGTCCGTGGCGATACGATTATCCTTACCGACGGTGATCGCGTTCCCGCCGACGCGATTCTGACTGTCAGTCATGATCTGCAGGCCGATGAGTCGTTGCTAACTGGCGAGTCCGTGCCTGTACGAAAGACGGCGGCACGCGACACGCCCAGCTCGACGCGCCTCGGAGGCGACGATCTTCCGTTCGTATTCTCCGGCAGCTTGATCGTGCGCGGACAGGGAGTCGCAGAGGTCTATGCGACCGGTTCGGCGACTGAGATTGGCAAGATCGGCACTACGCTTATCGACATAAGAGAAGAGCCGACCCCTCTCCGCGCTCAGACGCGGAGGTTGGTCCGGGTCCTGGCGACCGTCGGAATTTCGATAAGCGTCGTGACGATAATTCTCTACCGGCTGTTGCGCGGCTCGTGGCTCGACGGGCTCCTCGCGGGAATCGCCCTTGCGATGTCGATCATCCCCGAGGAGTTTCCTCTGGTTCTGACGATTTTCCTCGTGATGGGCGCGTGGCGTATTTCGAAGGCGCGCGTGCTGGCGCGGCGTTCCGCGGCTATCGAGACACTAGGTGCAGCCTCGGTTTTGTGCACTGACAAAACGGGAACGTTGACCCTCAATCAGATGTCCATCGCAGCGCTCCGGGTGGGCGACGAGCTGTTGCTGATGGCGGCCATGGAGCCGCGCCACCTTCCTGACAAATTTCGCACGCTGCTGGAATACGGAATTCTCGCGAGCGAGATCGACCCGTTCGATCCCTTGGAGAAAGCTTTCCACGCACTCGGACAGCAATCGTTCTCCACTGCGGAACACATCCACCTTGATTGGTCGCTCGTGCACGAATACGGCCTGACGCCGCAGCTCTTTGTAATGTCTCACGTGTGGAAGGCCGCCGGCCAGCGAGATTACATCGTAGCTGCAAAAGGCGCTCCTGAATCGATCGGCGAGCTCTGTCATCTAGATAGCGCTGAGCTTGGCAAGATGCTGCAAGCAGCCGACCAGATGGCATCCCAGGGCATGCGCGTCCTCGGCGTCGCCAGAGCAGTCTTTCCTGGAACTGCCTGGCCGCAGTCGCAGCGTGACTTCGATTTCGAGTTCCTCGGGCTGGCAGGCCTGGCCGATCCAATTCGTCCTACTGTTCCACAAGCGGTTCGCGAGTGTCGCGAGGCTGGAATCGCGGTTGTGATGGTCACCGGTGACTATCCAGTGACGGCGCGGGCAATCGCGGAGCAGGCGGGCCTCGACGTCAGTGGCGGCGCTATCACCGGTGAGCAAGTCGCCAGGATGACCGACACGGAACTTGGCGAATGCGTTCAAAGTGCCGCGATCTTCGCCCGCATCACACCGGACCAGAAGCTTCGGATCGTGAACGCATTCAAGGCGAATGGTGCAGTCGTAGCGATGACTGGCGACGGCGTGAATGACGCGCCGTCTTTGAAGGCCGCACATATCGGGGTTGCCATGGGGGGTCGCGGCACGGATGTAGCCCGCGAAGCCGCGGCGCTCGTGTTGCTCGATGACGACTTCGGCTCGATTGTCAAAGCAATCCGGCTGGGCCGGCGCATCTACGACAATCTGCGCAAAGCGATGGGCTATCTGCTTTCCGTCCACGTGCCAATCACCGGCCTTGCCCTGTTACCGCTTTTTCTGGGCTGGCCGCTTGTACTATCGCCGGTCCACATCGCGTTCCTCGAGCTGGTGATCGATCCGGTATCGTCAATCGTCTTCGAGGCGGAGGTCGAGGAAGGCGACGTGATGCGCCGGCGTCCGCGCGATCCAGGGATGCCGCTGTTTTCTCCCGCACTGATCGGCCGGAGCCTTCTGCAAGGGACGGTAGTCCTCATGCTGACGGCCGGCGTGTTCATGGGCTCGATGCTTCATCGAATGCCTGAGGAGGAGGTCCGTGCACTTACCTTCGCGTCGCTCGTTGCGGGCAACTTCGGACTCGTCCTGGTCAATCGCAGCTTCACCCCTTCGATCCACGCCGCGCTTGGGCGACCAAATAGAGCACTCTGGATAGTTCTTGGGTCAGCAGTCCTGCTGTTGGCCATAACGTTGACGGTTCCATCCGCAATGACGGTGTTTCACTTCGGCGACTTGCATGCCCACGACTTGATGGTCGTTCTCGCCGTGGCAGCGGCGACCGTATCGATCCTCGAATTGTTGAAGGGCGTTTCCTCCTCAGTATCGCGTCGGAGCCAGAGGATATAGCCGCGAACTCAGATGATAATGCGGGGCGGACACGCTGAGGAGGGGAGATTCAAGCCATCAGGTGGAGCACATGGATCAAGCGCCACTAACTCGCGCTCCGGAGCCGAGTGATACGATCTCCAGCGGGAGCCAATCTGACGCCGGCCTCTCCAGCGCGGAGGCGCAACGCCGCTTTGTTCGATTCGGTCCCAACGAGCCGGTGCGGGCGAAAGTCGCCGGCCCGCTTTTTCAATTCCTGCGCTTCTGCGCCAATCCCCTGGTCCTGATACTGCTGATCGCGAGCGTGACCTCGGCGCTGGTGGGCGAGGCGGTGGGCTCGATCATCATTGCCGCGATGGTCGTGCTGAGCGTCGTGCTCAACTTTGTCCAGGCCTATCGCTCTGAAAGAGCAGTGCGGCGCCTCAGAGATCAAGTAGCTCCCACCGCGAGCGTCAAGCGCGACGGCAACTTTGTCGAACTACCGCGCCGCCAGCTCGTGCCCGG
The genomic region above belongs to Candidatus Binatus sp. and contains:
- a CDS encoding MBL fold metallo-hydrolase RNA specificity domain-containing protein, which produces MTAPAPILRFLGAAGTVTGSKFLLTFGDHRVLVDCGLFQGLKQLRLMNWEPLPLDARAIDAVLLTHAHLDHSGFIPRLVRDGFRGKVISSPGTQALCRILLPDSGHLQEEEADYANLKGYSKHSPALPLYRESDAWNSLGYFSSVEFDAKVEVGPITARFLRAGHILGSSLICLEINSARRVLFSGDLGRPYHPLLRPPAPPPAAEVIVIESTYGDRIHDDTSSLQRFADAIAKTVERGGVVVIPSYAVDRTEVVLHHLAGLRAAGRIPRVPIFVDSPMALAALRIYEDSIERGSPEIRDDIAHTRNFFNDRDLTEIKTVEESMRLNAMPGPMIIISASGMASGGRVLHHLKRRLPDRRNTVILVGYQTEGTRGRSLLEGAQMVKMLGAYVPVSAEVVEVPAFSAHADQNEIVNWLKQAKVRPQLVYVVHGAPAASEALRARIVHELGWNAVAPRNLEQVRIG
- a CDS encoding cation-transporting P-type ATPase, with amino-acid sequence MDQAPLTRAPEPSDTISSGSQSDAGLSSAEAQRRFVRFGPNEPVRAKVAGPLFQFLRFCANPLVLILLIASVTSALVGEAVGSIIIAAMVVLSVVLNFVQAYRSERAVRRLRDQVAPTASVKRDGNFVELPRRQLVPGDIVRLSAGDLVPADGRLLRSQDLHVQQAAMTGESMPV
- a CDS encoding cation-translocating P-type ATPase; this translates as MTSAANQQGGAIHSDSAHESAIPRGFSEAEAAARLKSEGFNELPQSSRRTLLRIALEVCEEPMFQLLIAAGSVYLLLGSFGEAIVLLASAAITVTVAIVQESRTERVLEALRDLSSPRALVVRDGVRKRIAGREVVRGDTIILTDGDRVPADAILTVSHDLQADESLLTGESVPVRKTAARDTPSSTRLGGDDLPFVFSGSLIVRGQGVAEVYATGSATEIGKIGTTLIDIREEPTPLRAQTRRLVRVLATVGISISVVTIILYRLLRGSWLDGLLAGIALAMSIIPEEFPLVLTIFLVMGAWRISKARVLARRSAAIETLGAASVLCTDKTGTLTLNQMSIAALRVGDELLLMAAMEPRHLPDKFRTLLEYGILASEIDPFDPLEKAFHALGQQSFSTAEHIHLDWSLVHEYGLTPQLFVMSHVWKAAGQRDYIVAAKGAPESIGELCHLDSAELGKMLQAADQMASQGMRVLGVARAVFPGTAWPQSQRDFDFEFLGLAGLADPIRPTVPQAVRECREAGIAVVMVTGDYPVTARAIAEQAGLDVSGGAITGEQVARMTDTELGECVQSAAIFARITPDQKLRIVNAFKANGAVVAMTGDGVNDAPSLKAAHIGVAMGGRGTDVAREAAALVLLDDDFGSIVKAIRLGRRIYDNLRKAMGYLLSVHVPITGLALLPLFLGWPLVLSPVHIAFLELVIDPVSSIVFEAEVEEGDVMRRRPRDPGMPLFSPALIGRSLLQGTVVLMLTAGVFMGSMLHRMPEEEVRALTFASLVAGNFGLVLVNRSFTPSIHAALGRPNRALWIVLGSAVLLLAITLTVPSAMTVFHFGDLHAHDLMVVLAVAAATVSILELLKGVSSSVSRRSQRI